The Penicillium oxalicum strain HP7-1 chromosome VI, whole genome shotgun sequence genome window below encodes:
- a CDS encoding 60S ribosomal protein L10-A: MAPNKKSKKGSDNINSRLALVMKSGKVTLGVQSTMKTLRSGKAKLVIIAANTPPLRKSELEYYAMLAKTPVHHFSGNNIELGTACGKLFRCSTMAILDAGDSDILTGTHYLLSLLLYKVEPRAFHHPAVLLRVFLYVIGTETFIKAPRDDGDVPNSVPYDPFIQLEFVIDLGMTAQNAIVAIYPPISRRGDLSKTPVADYAVSQTGWIPPKADPPAARSLVRSLGLRASPLCCLEIKQSRDPLDFPSFSTLIPRHPTTTNTQFAGSAYRPFPAFTMARRPARCYRYCKNKPYPKSRFNRGVPDPKIRIFDLGRKKANVDDFPTCVHMVSNEYEQLSSEALEAARICANKYLVKIAGKEGFHMRVRVHPFHVIRINKMLSCAGADRLQTGMRGAFGKPQGTVARVNIGQIILSVRTRDSHRATAIEALRRAMYKFPGRQKIIVSKNWGFTPVRREEYVQLRQEGKLKQDGAYVQFLRGHGLIEQNMRRFPDAYENVSQA; this comes from the exons ATGGCCCCCAAcaagaagtccaagaaggGTTCCGACAAT ATCAACTCCAGGCTCGCCCTGGTGATGAAGTCCGGCAAGGTCACCCTGGGTGTTCAGTCTACTATGAAGACTTTGCGCTCCGGCAAGGCTAAGCTGGTCATCATTGCCGCCAACACTCCCCCTCTCCGCAAGTCCGAGCTTGAGTACTACGCCATGCTGGCCAAGACTCCTGTTCACCACTTCTCTGGTAACAAC ATCGAGCTGGGTACCGCCTGCGGTAAGCTTTTCCGTTGCTCTACCATGGCCATTCTGGATGCTGGTGATTCCGACATCCTTACCGGCACCCA TTACCTACTGTCATTGCTTCTATACAAAGTCGAACCACGGGCATTTCACCACCCAGCAGTGCTGCTGCGCGTTTTTCTCTACGTAATCGGGACGGAGACCTTTATCAAGGCCCCCCGGGATGATGGCGATGTCCCAAACTCTGTGCCGTACGACCCCTTCATCCAGCTTGAATTTGTAATCGATCTGGGTATGACGGCACAAA ACGCCATAGTCGCAATCTATCCTCCTATCAGCAGGCGCGGAGACTTATCGAAGACACCCGTCGCTGATTACGCAGTCAGTCAAACCGGCTGGATCCCACCCAAAGCGGATCCTCCTGCCGCCCGTTCACTGGTCCGCTCGCTAGGGCTTAGGGCTTCGCCACTTTGCTGCTTGGAAATCAAACAATCCCGTGACCCGCTCgatttcccttctttttcgacTTTGATCCCTCGACACCCAACGACAACCAATACCCAGTTCGCAGGAAGTGCATATCGCCCATTTCCAGCATTCACAATGGCTCGCCGTCCCGCCCGCTGCTACCGCTACTGCAAGAACAAG CCGTACCCCAAGTCGCGCTTCAACCGTGGTGTTCCCGACCCCAAGATCCGTATCTTCGATCTCGGTCGTAAGAAGGCCAATGTCGACGACTTCCCCACCTGTGTGCACATGGTCTCCAACGAGTATGAGCAGCTGTCTTCCGAAGCCCTCGAGGCCGCCCGTATTTGCGCCAACAA gtACCTTGTGAAGATCGCCGGTAAGGAAGGTTTCCACATGCGTGTCCGCGTGCACCCCTTCCACGTCATCCGTATCAACAAGATGTTGTCTTGCGCCGGAGCCGATCGTCTGCAGACCGGTATGCGTGGTGCCTTCGGTAAGCCCCAGGGTACCGTTGCCCGTGTGAACATTGGCCAGATCATTCTGTCCGTCCGCACCCGCGACTCCCACCGGGCCACCGCCATCGAGGCCCTCCGCCGTGCCATGTACAAGTTCCCTGGCCGCCAAAAGATCATCGTCTCCAAGAACTGGGGTTTCACCCCCGTTCGCCGCGAGGAGTACGTTCAGCTCCGCCAGGAGGGCAAGCTCAAGCAGGACGGTGCCTACGTTCAGTTCCTCCGTGGCCACGGCCTCATCGAGCAGAACATGCGCCGCTTCCCCGACGCCTACGAGAACGTGTCCCAGGCTTAG